CCTCGGCGCCGTCAACACCGTGGTTCGCCAGCACGACGAGCTGATCGGGGAGAACACGGACGGACAGGGCTTCATCGATGCGCTCCGGTCGGAGCCGGGCTTCGAACCCTCAGGGCGACGCTGCCTGGTGATCGGCGCCGGGGGAGCGGCCAGGGCCGTGGTGCTGGCGCTCGCCCAGGCAGGGGCGGCCGAGGTGGTGGTGGTGAACCGCACGCTGGACCGCGGTCGAGCGGCGGCTGCCCTGGCGGGCGCGATTGGACGGACCGGGCAGGCGGCGGAGATCGGCGACATGGATCTCGTGGTGCACGCCACGCCAGTGGGGATGACGGCGGGGTCCACGTCGATCGGGGATTCCGCTCATCGCCCACTGCTCGTGGAGCCGGACCGGCTCGGCGCCGGCCAGGTCCTCGTCGACCTGGTGTACCAGCCAGCGACGACCGCGCTGATGGAGGCGGCGCACCGACGGGGGGCCACCGCGGTCAACGGCGTGGGCATGCTCGTGCACCAGGCCGCCCTCGCCTTCGAGCTCTGGACCGGCGAGGGCGCTCCCCTGGAGGTGATGCGCACCGCCGCCACCGAGGTGCTGCAGTCGAGAGGCGCGTAAGCGGTGCCGTCGTGCTCCACCGCGCTTGCTCGCCGTCGGGTTGCCTTCGTTCGCGATGACGGAGCTAGCCGTCGGGAACGTGGACGACGCCTTCGCGCTGCAGGCGGGCGCTGATGCGACCCCGCATGACCCGGGCGATGGTGTCCTTCTGTGAGGTCGTGGTCCGCACCACGAGCCGGATGGTGATCGACTCATGGTCCATCGAGTCGACACCCCAGACCTCGGGGGGGCCCAGGCACATCGACGACCACGCCGGGTCCGACGCCACCGCGGCTCCTTCGTCGGCGATCACCTCGGTGGCCCGATCGACGTCGGTCCCGTAGGGCACGACGATGTCGACCAGGGCGCGGGCCCATTGGATCGACGTGTTGCCGACCCGTCGGATCTCGCCGTTGGGCAGATACCAGACGGTGCCATCGACCGACCGAAGCCGTGTGACCCGAAGACTGACCTCCTCGACCGTCCCCTTGGTGTCACCCACGGCGATGGCATCACCAACGCCGTACTGGTCCTCGGCGATGATGAAGAAGCCGGAGAGGAAGTCGCGCACCAGGCTCTGGGCGCCGAACCCCAGGGCGGCGCCGATGACGGTAGCCCCGGCGAGGATGGGCGTGAGATTGATCCCGAGCACACCGAGGATGGTGAGGCCGGCGATGACCCAGACCACGACACGCCAGAGGCTGGCGACCAGGGCACCGATCGTCTCGACCCGGAGCGAGGCCCGAGGCGAGAGCGACTCGAGTCGGGTGCGGGTGCTGAGCGAGCGCAGCATTCGCTTCGCGACCCTGGCGCCGAGCCGGGACGCCAGCCAGGCGACGACGAGGATGAGGATGATCTCGAGGGGGCGGACGACGATGAACTGGACGGTGCGGGCCAGGAACTCGCTGGCTCCGTATTGGCGGAGGAGGTCATGGATGTAGCCCGTGTCGTTCTGACCGCTGATCAGGGGTGTGGTTGCAGCGAAGATCACGCCTGGCATCCTTGCCGACCGAGCCCGGCCCCAGGTTCACAGGCCGGCGGGAAACGGGTCGAACCTCTGGAGGCGGGTAGCCCGAGCGGCGGGCTCGGACCAGGGGTGGCTTGCGCCGCCACCGGGGCTCATTCAGAATCGATGCGGCCACGATAGCGGCGGTCGTGGCGAGGAGGTGATGGTGGCTCTACGCGTCCTGGACCAACCGACCCGGGCTCGGAGCCGCACGTCGATGTTCCAGCACGTCGATGTGGTGCTGGCGTTCGCCACGTTGGCCGTGGCGGCCATGGGCGTGGTGATGGTCTACTCGGCGACCCGAGGCAAGCTGGAGCTCGCCGGCGCCGACCCCCGCTTCTATCTGAAGAAGCAGCTGCTCTACGCCATCATCGGCTTGGCGGTCATGGTCGTCGTGATGTTGATCGACTACCACCAGTTCGAGATCCTGGGCGTTTTCGCCTACGGCGCCGTCCTGCTGGGTCTGCTGGCGGTGCTGAGCCCGCTCGGGAGCAGCGCCCGCGGGTCCCAGCGATGGTTCCAGGTGGGCTCGTTCCAGCTCCAGCCCTCGGCCTTCGCCTCCCTCGCCCTCATCCTGGCCATCGCCTCGTACCTGCGACGGCGCCAGGGCGCCATCATGCTCCGCCACGTCGTTGTCCTGCTGCTCATGGCGGGCATCCCGATCTTCCTGGTCTACAAGCAGCCGGACCTGGGGACCGCCATGGTCATGGCCGCGTCCCTGCTGGTCATGATGGTGGTGGCAGGCGTCAAGGGCCGCTATCTCGCCGCGCTCGGGTTGCTGGCCGTGCTCGGCATCGTCGCCGTCGCCCAGCTCGGCGTGCTGAAGCAGTACCAGGTCGATCGGCTCACCTCCTTCGTGCACCAGACGCCAGCCGGGCAGACGACGCCGGCTGCCCAGGGCAGCGCCAGCTCCAACAACCAGAGCCAGCAGTCCACCTACAACCTGGCCCAGTCCAAGATCGCCATCGGCTCGGGGGGCACCACCGGCAAGGGACTGTTCAACGGCTCCCAGACGAACCTCAACTACGTTCCCGAGCAGCAGACCGACTTCATCTTCACTGCGGTCGGCGAGCAGCTGGGCTTCCTCGGGGCCGCCTCCCTGCTGGCGCTGTTCGGGATCATCATCTGGCGGGTCCTGCGAGCTGCCCAGACGGCGCGGGACACATTCGGCACGCTGCTGTGCGGGGGAGTGCTCGGCCTCATCGGGCTCTCGGTGTTCCAGAATGCCGGCATGACGATGGGCATCATGCCCATCACCGGTATTCCGCTGCCTTTCATGAGCTATGGCGGGTCAGCGACCATCGCCTTCTTCGCCGCCATCGGGATCGTGCTCAACGTGGGCATGCGGCGATTCCGCTGAGGGCGTCGATGTCGGGCGACGGGGGAGCCGGCCCCACCCCGTCCCTCGAGGGCCGGGCCGACGACTCTGTGGCTCCCTCCGAGGCCCGGGGCGAGGGCCACCGGGCCCGGCCTCCGGGAGAGCCAGACCAAGCCCCGGCAACGCCCGGCGAGGCCACGTTCGGGCCCGCCGAGGGCCCCGGCGGGCCGGAGGGCCGGGCCGACGTTCCCGGCCAGGTCTCCAGCGAGGGCCACACCAGCGACGGCGACACCAGCGAGGGCCACACCGGCGAGGGCGACACCGGCGAGGGCCACACCGACGAGGGCGAAACCGACGAGGGCGACACCGACGAGGGAGCGGGCGAGCCGGAGGCGATGCGCCAGGCGGCCTTCATGGGCGTCGCCCTGGAGCTGCCCAGCGTCCACCCCTCTGTCGTGCTGCGAGAGATCGACGCGCCAATGCGGGAGCTGCGGGTGACGATCGCGCAGCCCGAGGGCGTCGCCATCGCTTACGCCTGGCGGGGCATCGCCACGCCGCGACCGCTCACCCACGACCTGCTCACCACCATCCTCCAGCGCTTCGGCCTCCAGGTCGACGCGGTGCGGATCACCGGGGTGGACGGCCCGGTCTTCCACGCCGAGCTGGCCCTCTCCGGCCCGAGCGGATCGCACATGGTGCAGTGCCGACCGTCGGACGCGCTCGCCCTCGCGCTCCGCCAGCCGCTGCCGGTCCCGATCATGGTGGCCGAGGAGGTCCTGGTGGCGGCGGGCCGCTCTCCGGGCGCCTGACCCCGCTCCTGACCCGCGAGCCCGAGCAGCCGTCAGTCAGCCAGCAGCCACCGCCACCCGCTCGGCGTCGGGCGGCACGGCCTGCTGGACGTTCTCGTCCGACACCCGGATCAGAAGCGCGATGAGCACGTAGTTGGCGAGGAGCGAGGACCCCCCGTAGGCGACGAACGGCAGGGTCACGCCCGTGAGGGGGAGCAGCCGCACCACCCCTGCCATGATGAAGAAAGCCTGGAAGCCGATGGCCGCGGCGATGCCGGCGGCCAGCAGCTTGGCGAACTCGGACTTGGCCACGAGGGCGGTCCGCAGGGACGCCCCGACCAGCAGCAGGAAGGCCATGACGATCCCGACCGTGCCGAGGAGGCCGGTCTCCTCCCCGATGGCGGCGAAGATGAAGTCGCTGGTGGCGACGGGGATGAGCCCGGGGTGGCCCAGCCCCAGCCCCGAGCCGGCGAGGCCGCCGGAGCCGAGCGCGTACTGGCCCTGCACCACCTGGTAGCCGATCCCGTTTGCGTACTTCCAAGGGTCGAGCCACACGGCGATGCGGTCGTTGACGTGGCCGAAGAGGTGCGAGGCCCCGAAGGCGCCGATCACGAAGAGGATCGCACCCACGACGAGGTAGGTCATGCGCCCGGTCGCCATCCACAGCATCGAGATGAAGAGGACGAAGATGAGCAGCGAGAAGCCCACGTCTCGTTCGGCCGTCATGACGAGCAGGGAGAAGCCCCACGCCAGGACCACCGGGCCGAAGGGTCGTGGATCGGTGAACAGCCGGTTGCCAATGCGCACGGTCGGCAACGTGAGCAGCTCCCGCTTCTCCACGAAGTAGGACGCGAAGAAGATGATGAGGGCGATCTTGGCCAGCTCGACGGGCTGGAAGGTCACCGGCCCGAGCCGCACCCACAGCCGGGCGCCGTTGATGTTCTGGCCGATCTTGGGAGCCAGGGGCACGAGCAGCAGGGCCAACCCGGCGAACGCCACCAGGTACCGGTAGCGGGCCAGGTCGCGCGTGTGGCGCACGACGACCAGTGTGAGCACGTACACGGCGACCCCGAGGCCCGTCCACACCGCCTGGAGGCCCGCCAGCTTGAAGTTGAGGCGGGCGATGACGACGTAGCCGAGCCCGTTGAGGAGCGCCGCGATCGGAAGGATCACCGGCGTGGCGTCGGGCACCATCCACCGGTTGGCAATGTGGGCGACCAGGGCGAGCCCGAAGATGACCCCGAGGAAGGGCCCCACGTTGGCGGGTATGGACGCGGTCTTGCCCAGGGAGGCCAGCACGTAGGCGAACCCGACGAACATGCCCCCGAGGATCAGCAACCCCAGTTCGGTCCGTCGCCTGGACGTGACCGCTCGGCGTCTCGGTCTCACCGGCAGGGGAGCCTACTGCCCGGAGCGGGCCGGCCTTGAGCAGGGCTTACTCGAACGGCGGCTCGACCCATCCCGGGAAGACCTCGGGCAGGTCGGCGCTGACGGTCATCCGAAATTGGGCTGGGCGCTTCTCGAGGAATGCGGCCACCCCCTCGTGCGCGTCCCCAGATCGACCCATCTCGGCCATGGCGCGGGAGTCCATCCTGTGGGCCTCCATCGGATGGTCGGCGCAGAGCATCCGCCACAGCATCCGCCTGGCCAAGGCCACCGACACAGCCGAGGTGTCGTTGGAGATGCCGGCGGCCACGCGGCGGGCGGACGGGAGCAGGTCCTCGTGGGGCACCACCTCGCGCACGAGCCCGGCCACCGCAGCCTCGCCGGCCGGGAACACCCGCCCGCTGAGGACCCAGTCGAGCGCCCTGCTGATGCCCACCACACGGGGAAGGAACCAGCTCGAGCAGGCCTCGGGCACGACTCCCCGCCGAGTGAACACGAAGCCCATCCGTGCCCGCTCGGACGCCAGGCGCACGTCCATCGGTAGCGTCATCGTGAGGCCCACGCCCACCGCCGGCCCGTTGATGGCGGCGATGACGGGCTTGGTCGAGTTGAAGATGCGCAACGCGACGATGCCACCGCCGTCGCGAGGAGGCGGCGCTTCGCCGACGCGACCGCTCGGCCCCCGGTTGTCGAAGGCCGTCGGCCCGGCCGACAGATCAGCACCGGCGCAGAAGGCGCGGCCACGGCCCGTGACGACGATGGCGCGCACCTCGTCATCGGCATCGGCGCGGTCGAACGCATCCAGCAGCTCGTGGAGCATCGTCACGGTGAAGGCGTTGAGGTGGTCGGGACGGTCCAATGTGATGGTCAGGATCCGGTCATCGACCTCGTAGGCGATCTGCTCGTATCCCATCGCGTCGCTCCTTCGTGCGGGGCTGTCAGCGCCAGGGGCCGGGCTAACCTTGGGCCATGGCGGTCAACACGGGCCACATCCTGTCAGGGGGGCACGACGAGGCGGCCGCCGGGGGGACTTTCGATCCTCGGCTGCCCGCCGTCCGCTACCTCAACCGCGAGCTGTCCGAGCTCGACTTCAACGCGCGTCTGCTGGACCTGGCCGAGAGGCCCGACGTGCCGCTGTTGGAGCGGGTCAAGTTCCTCGCCATCTTCAGCGAGCGGCTCGACGAGTTCTTCCAGGTGCGGGTGGCCGGCCTCAAGGACCAGGTGGCTGCGGGCCTGGTGGCGCCGTCTCCCGACGGTCGCAGCCCGGTGGAGCAGCTAGCTGCCATCCGTCCGAAGCTCGAGCAGATGGTCGCCCGCCAGAGCACCATCTTCGTCGGCGAGATCGCACCCGCGCTGGACGAGGCCGGGCTCCATCTGTCCAGTTGGGGCGCGCTGGATGACGACGACCGCAAGCATCTCGACGAGGTCTTCGAGCGGCTGGTCTTTCCGGTCCTCACCCCGCTGGCGGTCGACCCCGGGCACCCCTTCCCCTACATCTCGAACCTCTCGCTCAACCTGGCCGTGATGGTGAGCGACCCGGTCACGAGCGACCAGCGCTTCGCCCGGGTGAAGGTGCCGCCGCTCCTGCCCCGGTTCCTCGTCCTGCCGAGTGGAGATCGGTTCGTCGCCCTCGAGGAGGTGATCGCCGCCCACCTCGATGCGCTCTTCCCGGACATGGAGATCGGGGCCCACTACCCCTTCCGGGTGACCCGGAACGCGGATCTCACACTGGAGGAAGGCGAGGCCGACGACCTGCTTGTCGCGGTGGAGATGGAGCTTCGGCGACGACGCTTCGGGCGCGCCGTACGGCTCGAGATCGATGCCGCCGCCGGTGCCGAAGTCGCCGAGCTGCTGGCGCGGGAGCTCGAGATCGGCCCCGACGACGTGTACCGCGTCGAAGGACTGCTCGGGCTCGAGGGCCTGTGGGCCGTGCACGCCCTCGAGCGGCCCGATCTCCACGACCCGGCGTGGGCGCCAATGACCCAGCCCCGGCTGGCCACGGCGGGGGACGAGGCCGTGGACCTCTTCGCGGTGATCCGAGAGCGCGACGTTCTCGTCCACCACCCCTACGACTCGTTCGCCACCTCGGTCGAGGCCTTCATCGCCCAGGCCGCCGACGACCCGCACGTGCTCGCCATCAAGCAGACCCTGTACCGGACCTCGGGCGACAGCCCCATCGTCCACGGCCTCATCCGCGCGGCCGAGCAGGGCAAGCAGGTGGCGGCGCTGGTGGAGCTCAAAGCGCGTTTCGACGAGCAGGCCAACATCGCCTGGGCGAAGGCGCTGGAAGAGGCGGGCGTCCACGTCGTCTACGGCCTGGTGGGTCTGAAGACACACTCCAAGACCGCGCTCGTCGTGCGCCAGGAAGACGATGGCGTCGTCCGCCGGTACTGCCACGTGGGCACGGGCAACTACAACTCCAAGACCGCCCGTCTGTACGAGGACATCGGGGTGCTGTCTGCCGATCCCGGTCTCGGCGCCGACCTCACCGATCTGTTCAACTTCCTCACCGGCTACAGCCGGCGGTCGACGTATCGGCGGCTCATCCTGGCGCCGGTAGCCATGCGATCGAGGATCATCGAGCTGATCGAGGCCGAGACGGCGGCGGGTCCCGAAGGGCGCATCGTGATCAAGGTGAACGGCCTCGACGACGTGGCGATCATCGACGCCCTGTACGCGGCGTCCGCTGCCGGAGTGCCCATCGATCTCGTCATCCGGGCCATTTGCTGCCTGCGCCCGGGCGTGCCCGGCCTGTCGGAGACCATCCGCGTCCGTTCGATCGTGGGCCGCTTCCTCGAGCACTCGCGGATCTTCAGCTTTGGCGGGGTGGGCGATCGTCCCGAGGTGATGCTCATCGGCTCGGCTGACCTCCGGCGCCGCAACCTCGACCGGCGCATCGAGGCGACGATTCCCGTCGTCGACCCCGAGGCTCGGAGCCGGCTCCGGGAGGTGCTGGAGCTGCTCCTGGCTGACGACACCCAGGCCTGGACCCTGGGTCCGGACGGGTGTTGGTCGAGGGTGCCGACCGAGGCGGGGATCAGCACCCAGCGGCGCCTCATGGAGGCCGCCCGCGAGCGGGCGCAACGGCGGAGAGAACCAGACAACCTGGCGTCACGGCGCCGGACATAGCGGCGTCAGTGGGGATCGAGCGGGAGATCAAGCTGGCGGCCCCCCCGCATTTCGAGATGCCCGACCTCGCCGACGCCATCCCGGACGCAGTGGTGACCACCATTCCGCCGCGCCGGTTGCGCGCGACCTACTGGGACACGCCCGATCTGCGGCTGGCCCGGTCGGGTGTGAGCCTGCGGTACCGGGTCGAGCAGGGCGAGGACAGCAGCGGGGGGCGGTGGACGCTGAAGCTGCCCGGCGATTCCCGCTCCTCGAGCGGCCTCACTCGCCGCGAGCTCGACTTCGAGGGCGCCCCGGGGTCCGTGCCGTCGGCCGCGGCGAGGCTCGTGCGTGCCTACGTCCGCAGCTCGACACTCGGGCGCGTTGCCCGCCTCGACAGCCGGCGGGCGCGCCTTGAGGTGGCCGACATGTCGGGCCGTCCGCTGGCGGAGGTGGACGACGATGTCGTCTCGGTCATGGACGGCCGGCGGGTCCTGGCCCGATTTCGGGAGGTCGAGGTCGAGCTGGCACCCGACGCCCCTGACGGGGTCGCCGAGGAGGTGGCCAAGCGTCTCCGAGAAGCGGGGGCGGACGACCCGGTCCCGCTGCCCAAGGTCGTGCGCGCCCTGGGTCCCCAGGCGCAGGCGCCTTCCGATACCCACGTCGACCCGCCGGCAAAGGGTGCGCGAGCTGACCAGATGGTGCGTGCTGCGCTGGCCTCGGGTGTGTCCCGGCTGGTCAACCACGACCCGGGGGTGCGACTCGACGAGGACCCGGAGGAAGTTCATCAGGCCCGGGTGGCGACGCGGCGGCTCCGTTCCGATCTGCGGACATTCAAGAGCCTCGTCGACCCGGAGTGGGCAGAAGGTCTGCGGCGGGAGCTCGGGTGGCTGGCGTCGCCACTGGGAGAGGTTCGTGACGCCGACGTGCTCCTCGATCGGCTCCGGACAGAGACCGGTCGCTTGCCGTCCGAGGACCGTGCCCAGGTCGGCCCCTTGATCGACCGAGTGGTCGCGTCCCGACAGGCATCCCTGGGGGCCCTGTTCGATGTGCTCGACAGCAAGCGCTACGTCGCTCTCCTCGATGCTCTCGTCGACGGCATCGCCACGCCCCGCCTCACCGCGGTCGCCGAGCAGCCGGCCGAGGAGGTGGCGTCGACCCTCGTCGGCAAGGCGTGGCACAAGCTCCGCCGATCGATCTCGGATCTCGGGCCCGAGCCCGCCGACACCGACCTCCACCGGGTTCGCATCAAGGCCAAGCGCTGCCGGTACGCCGCCGAGGCGGTGATCGGGATCGAGGGGCGCCCGGCCAAGCGGTTCGCCTCTGCCGTCGCCGCCCTGCAGGAGGTGCTCGGTCGGCTCCAGGACTCGGTGGTGGCGGCGGCCTGGTTGCGCGAAGCCATCACCACGGACACGCCTGTCGACCAGGCCGTCGCCATCGGCGAGCTGCTCGGCTTCGCCACGGTGACAGCAGAGGCGTCGCGCCGCGAGTGGCCCGACGCGTGGAAGGGAGCCCGGCGCAAGTCGCTGCGATCGTGGATGACCTGAGCGGCCAGGCCGGCCCGCCCGACGAGACAGCCGGCCCGGGAGGCCGGCCCGAACACGCAGCCGGCCCGGGAGGCCGGCAGGACGAGACGGCGACGGAGCCGGTCGTGGCCGCCGCCGGGGGGGTCGTGTGGCGGCGGGGCGAGGGCAACGTGGTCGAGGTCGTGCTCGTGCACCGACCGCGGTATGACGACTGGTCGCTGCCCAAAGGCAAGCTCGAGGCCGGCGAGGACCACGTCAGCGCCGCCCTTCGCGAGGTCGAAGAGGAGACGGGGCTCCGGTGCGTGCTTGACGAACCCCTCCCCGAGAGCCGGTATCGCGACCGGCGGGGCCGCCTGAAGGTCGTGCGCTACTGGCTCATGCATCCGGTCGCCGGGGCCACCGAGCCATCGGCCTACGCCACTGGCGAGGTGGACCAGGCGGTGTGGCGTGCGGTGGACGACGCCGTGGCCCTGGCGACCTACGAGCGGGACCGGGACCTGATCCAGACTGCCGCCGCGCTCGTTCGGGCCCGGACGTAGGATCATGTGGTGACTGCGCACGTCCTGGCGGTGTCGTTCTCTGACGTGCTGGCGGTGATTGCCCTGGTCGTGGCGGTGACCGTCCTGATCTCGGCCGTGGCCGGCGTGGTGGTGGCGCGCCGGCTCAAGCGTCCTCTGCTGTTGGCTCCCGGCGCCCGGGGGGTGTCGGTTCCGCTCCGCTGGCGCTGGTCGTTGTCGCCCGCCGCGGTGCTGCATCGCCGGCTCGTGCTTGCTACGAACTCCGTGGTGTCGACGGGTCCGATCGAGAGCACACGATGGGGCGGCGTGCGGCAGCAGGCGCCGTGGCAGGAGTTGCTCGAGGATCTCCTGGAGCTGGCCGTCTCGGTGGATCGCCGCCTGGTGGCCGCCGAGCGGCAGCCTCGTGGCCTGCGCCGCCGGCTGTACGCCGAGATCGAGCCCCAGGTGGCGAGGGTGGAGCAGGTCGCCGAGCGCATGCGCACCACCGTCAGCGCCAGAGAGCTGAGCGGCGGCGACCGCTCGGCCGACGATGTCGTCGCCCGCCTCGACGCCATCGACGCCGCCCTGGGTGAGATCCAAGGGCTCAACCCGGACAAGGTTCTCGAACGGGGCGCCGGCCCCGGAGGCCGGCCCGAGAACGCAGCCGGCCCGGGAGGCCGGCCCGAGAACGCAGCCGGCCCGGGGACCGCCCCGCCCCCGGGAAGCGGGTCGAGCACGCCCACAGGCACGAGCTGGACGGAGAAGGTTCCCTGGCCGGGCCAGCGACGCCCTGACCGGCCCGGCGGCTGACGTCCCACCGGGCGCCCTCAGTGGGGCGGCCTCAGTGGGGCGGCCTCAGTCGGGCGGCGCGTCCCCCTTGGCCGGCGACCCGTCGCCCGTCCCGCTCGCCTCGCCGGCGCCGACCTCGTCACCGGTCGGGCTGTGCGGCGAGCGCAGGCCGTGACGGGCCGCCCAGGCGCGACGATCCTCGGCCTCGCGCCCGGCGGCCTCGGCCAGGTCCTCGAGCTCCTGGGCCCGGCGCCGGCGCGACGCACCGGGCTCGACGCGCAACGACAGATAGGCGAGCGCTCCCACAGGGATCGGAAGCCAGAAGTTGACCAGCCGGTAGGTGATCACACCGAGGATGGCGACCCCCCGGGGTGACCCGAACCCGACCAGGGTGGGCACGAGGACGCCCTCGACGATTCCCAACCCTCCCGGCGTGATGGGGAGAACGGCCAGGACGTTGGCCAGACCGTAGGCCACGAGCAGGCCGTACGGGGTCGTGAAGTGACCGAAGGCGGCGACGAACACCCACAGCGAGGAGGCGTCCAGGAGCCAGAAGGCTGCGGCCCAGCACACGGCCACCCCGAGCAGGCGTCGGTCCCGTGACAGCTCGCGCAACCTGGTGGCCAGGCGGCGGACCCCCGCCGTGACGGCGTCGTTGTCCAGGAACGGCAGTCTCGACGTGATCCGGCGGATGATGTGCGCAGCCCGGTCCTCTCCCCGCGTGAAGAGGAGCACCAGGGCGGCGACGGCGGCCATGAGGAGAACACCGACAAGCGCGGCGATCCCGTACAGCGGGTTGAAGCCGCGCAACGGGATGGAGATGACCAAGGCCATCCAGAGCAGCACGTTGAGCACCACGGCCGAGCCGATGCCCTGGGTTGCCACGGCGAAGGTGGCGTCGGCGCCGCTGACACCGGATTCGGTCAGGAGGCGCAGGCCGACCGGTGTTCCCCCGGCCGTGCCTGCCGGGAGGACGTGGCTCACGGCCAGGGTGGACATGTTGATGCGGAGGATCGTGAAGCGCGACGGGGCTCCGTGGGGGAGAACGGCGCGGGTCAGCTGGGAGTAGGCCAGCAGGGCGGCGGCCTCCAGGACGACGCCGGCGGCGGCGTAACCCACGTTGACCTGGCTGATGAGGTGGAGGGAGCGTCCGGCTCCGGCCAGCTGTGGCAGCACCAGGTACTCGACGACCAGGCCCAGAGCCAGGATGGTGAGGGCGTGCCGCACCGAGCGGGAGAGGAGGCTCTTGCTACCCGCCCGGTTGCTGCCGGCCCGGCGCCGGGCGTGGTGCCACCAGCGCGACCGGTCGTCAGTGCTCGTCATCGGCCTCAGCGGTCATCCGAGCGCGCCGCGTCGCATACCCCATGCTTGCATGGCGTCGGTGTCTCGGGGCTGACAGGGTCTGCCCTGGCTGTCACCAAAGGCGGTGTGTAGTCCCGTATGCTGCTCGGCCATGAAGGTCCTGGTCGTCCTCCCGACCTACCAGGAGGCTGAGAACATCGCCAATGTCCTGCGGCGTGTTCGCGCTGCCGACAGCACCGCCCACGTGCTCGTCGTCGACGACGCCAGCCCGGACGGCACCGCCGACCTGGCCATCGCCATCGGAGAGGAGGTCGGAGGCGTCGACGTGTTGCGGCGGCCGGGTAAGTCGGGCCTCGGAAGCGCGTACCGCGACGGTTTCGCGTGGGGCCTCGAGCGTGGGTTCGAGGCGTTCGTCGAGATGGACAGCGACCTGTCGCACGACCCCGCGGCCCTGCCCGATCTCCTCGCTCCACTGGGCCAGGGTGTGGACGTCGTCGTCGGGTCGCGCTACGTGCCAGGCGGCTCGATTCCTCAATGGGGAGTGCACCGGCGAGCTCTCTCCCGGGCAGGGAACGTGTACGCCGCCTTGCTGCTGGGCCTCGACGTCACCGATCTGACGTCTGGCTACCGGGCCTACGGCGCCAACATCCTCCGCCACATCGACCTCGGCGCGGTGCGAGCCGATGGCTATGGCTTTCAGATCGAGATGGTCCACCGAGCCTCGCTTGCGGGAGGACGGGTCACGGAGGTACCGATCCGTTTCGTGGACCGGGTCGAGGGCCGTTCCAAGATGTCGATGCGGATCACCGTGGAGGCTCTCGGCCTCGTGACCTGGTGGGGGATGGTGCGGTTGTTCCGTCGCCGGCAGCCGTCCGGGGCGCCGACCGTAGAGGCGGGCGTCGGCAGCCGCGGCCAGCCCGCACCCTGACCGACTGGGCGTCAGACCCCGACGATTCCGTGGTCGCCGAGCGGCCCGACCTTCCAGTCCCTCGCCCGGGCACGCTCAGCCAGCAGCGGTAGGGATCCCAGCGCGGCCTGCCACGCGCCGGGCGCCGAGGCGCAGTCGGAGTCGTGGAGGACGACGGTCGCTCCGGGGACGAGGCCGCGCTCCAGGTCGGCGACGACGCTCGCCGGCGTGGCCGAAGCTCGCCAGTCCTTGCCCCACGACGTCCACAGCACCAGCTGCAGCTGGAGGCGCCGGGCGGCAAGCAAGGTCCCGCTCGAGATGGCGCCGTAGGGCGGCCGGAACCAGACGGGGCGTCCGCCGGTTGCGTCCTCCACGACGCTGACGGCACGCGCCAAGTCGGCCAGTACCCCCCTCGGCGAGCGTTGCAGGTGCGAGCGGTGCTCGTCGGCGTGTACCCCGATCTCGTGGCCGGCGGCGGCCACCTCGGCGGCGAGCCCGGGTGCCCGGCGGACCATGGCACCCAGCATGAAGAACGTCGCCGTCCATCCCAGGGCGGCCAGAGCCTCGAGGAAGGCCGGGGTCGACGCTGGGTCGGGACCGTCGTCGAACGTGATCGCCAGGTGGTCGGAGCGGCCGACGCCGTGCAGCCTCGGTAGGAGGCGGCGACCAGCCGACGGGACCAGGCGGA
The sequence above is drawn from the Acidimicrobiales bacterium genome and encodes:
- a CDS encoding crotonase/enoyl-CoA hydratase family protein, giving the protein MGYEQIAYEVDDRILTITLDRPDHLNAFTVTMLHELLDAFDRADADDEVRAIVVTGRGRAFCAGADLSAGPTAFDNRGPSGRVGEAPPPRDGGGIVALRIFNSTKPVIAAINGPAVGVGLTMTLPMDVRLASERARMGFVFTRRGVVPEACSSWFLPRVVGISRALDWVLSGRVFPAGEAAVAGLVREVVPHEDLLPSARRVAAGISNDTSAVSVALARRMLWRMLCADHPMEAHRMDSRAMAEMGRSGDAHEGVAAFLEKRPAQFRMTVSADLPEVFPGWVEPPFE
- a CDS encoding RNA degradosome polyphosphate kinase; this translates as MAVNTGHILSGGHDEAAAGGTFDPRLPAVRYLNRELSELDFNARLLDLAERPDVPLLERVKFLAIFSERLDEFFQVRVAGLKDQVAAGLVAPSPDGRSPVEQLAAIRPKLEQMVARQSTIFVGEIAPALDEAGLHLSSWGALDDDDRKHLDEVFERLVFPVLTPLAVDPGHPFPYISNLSLNLAVMVSDPVTSDQRFARVKVPPLLPRFLVLPSGDRFVALEEVIAAHLDALFPDMEIGAHYPFRVTRNADLTLEEGEADDLLVAVEMELRRRRFGRAVRLEIDAAAGAEVAELLARELEIGPDDVYRVEGLLGLEGLWAVHALERPDLHDPAWAPMTQPRLATAGDEAVDLFAVIRERDVLVHHPYDSFATSVEAFIAQAADDPHVLAIKQTLYRTSGDSPIVHGLIRAAEQGKQVAALVELKARFDEQANIAWAKALEEAGVHVVYGLVGLKTHSKTALVVRQEDDGVVRRYCHVGTGNYNSKTARLYEDIGVLSADPGLGADLTDLFNFLTGYSRRSTYRRLILAPVAMRSRIIELIEAETAAGPEGRIVIKVNGLDDVAIIDALYAASAAGVPIDLVIRAICCLRPGVPGLSETIRVRSIVGRFLEHSRIFSFGGVGDRPEVMLIGSADLRRRNLDRRIEATIPVVDPEARSRLREVLELLLADDTQAWTLGPDGCWSRVPTEAGISTQRRLMEAARERAQRRREPDNLASRRRT
- a CDS encoding CYTH and CHAD domain-containing protein → MGIEREIKLAAPPHFEMPDLADAIPDAVVTTIPPRRLRATYWDTPDLRLARSGVSLRYRVEQGEDSSGGRWTLKLPGDSRSSSGLTRRELDFEGAPGSVPSAAARLVRAYVRSSTLGRVARLDSRRARLEVADMSGRPLAEVDDDVVSVMDGRRVLARFREVEVELAPDAPDGVAEEVAKRLREAGADDPVPLPKVVRALGPQAQAPSDTHVDPPAKGARADQMVRAALASGVSRLVNHDPGVRLDEDPEEVHQARVATRRLRSDLRTFKSLVDPEWAEGLRRELGWLASPLGEVRDADVLLDRLRTETGRLPSEDRAQVGPLIDRVVASRQASLGALFDVLDSKRYVALLDALVDGIATPRLTAVAEQPAEEVASTLVGKAWHKLRRSISDLGPEPADTDLHRVRIKAKRCRYAAEAVIGIEGRPAKRFASAVAALQEVLGRLQDSVVAAAWLREAITTDTPVDQAVAIGELLGFATVTAEASRREWPDAWKGARRKSLRSWMT
- a CDS encoding NUDIX hydrolase produces the protein MDDLSGQAGPPDETAGPGGRPEHAAGPGGRQDETATEPVVAAAGGVVWRRGEGNVVEVVLVHRPRYDDWSLPKGKLEAGEDHVSAALREVEEETGLRCVLDEPLPESRYRDRRGRLKVVRYWLMHPVAGATEPSAYATGEVDQAVWRAVDDAVALATYERDRDLIQTAAALVRART